One genomic segment of Helianthus annuus cultivar XRQ/B chromosome 14, HanXRQr2.0-SUNRISE, whole genome shotgun sequence includes these proteins:
- the LOC110904934 gene encoding UDP-N-acetylglucosamine transferase subunit ALG13 homolog: protein MDDKHDEYKRTVFVTVGTTSFDSLVKTVDSKQVKEALSAKGYTHLVIQMGRGSYIPKKSSGEDGSLVVDYFTFSSSIADYLRSASLVISHAGSGSIFETLRLAKPLIVVVNEDLMDNHQSELAEELAERKHLFCARPQTLCEVTKSLNLDTIVPYEPGDANPVAKLINKHLGFPVD, encoded by the exons ATGGATGATAAGCACGACGAATATAAAAGAACTGTTTTCGTGACTGTTGGCACAACATCTTTCGATTCTCTTGTTAAAACCGTCGACTCCAAACAAGTCAAAGAAGCATTGTCAGCAAAAGGATACACTCATCTTGTCATTCAAATGGGTCGTGGATCCTACATCCCTAAAAAG TCTAGTGGTGAAGATGGATCATTGGTTGTCGATTACTTTACTTTCTCCTCGAGCATTGCAGACTATTTGAGATCAGCATCTCTAGTTATAAGCCATGCAG GTTCAGGGAGCATATTTGAGACGCTAAGGTTGGCAAAACCGTTAATAGTGGTAGTAAACGAGGACCTAATGGACAACCATCAAAGCGAGCTTGCTGAAGAACTTGCCGAAAGAAAGCATTTATTTTGTGCTCGCCCTCAAACACTCTGCGAGGTGACCAAATCACTAAATCTGGATACTATTGTTCCATATGAACCGGGTGATGCTAATCCCGTTGCCAAATTAATCAATAAGCATCTGGGTTTTCCTGTTGATTAA